The Pseudarthrobacter sulfonivorans genome includes a window with the following:
- a CDS encoding GNAT family N-acetyltransferase gives MHDPRVRPLLDELAVEYDSRYGDLFGRGAAADELNRYPASEFKGPGGALLVVQENGGSIAGGAFRRYDNETAEFKRIWTHSAHRRRGLARFVLAELEALAAGRGYRRVFLTTGPRQPEAKHLYLTSGYEPQFDLDQDPEIIRSLAFTKNLPAAPLS, from the coding sequence GCCCGCTCCTGGATGAACTGGCCGTGGAATACGATTCCCGCTACGGTGACCTCTTTGGCCGCGGAGCAGCGGCCGACGAACTCAACCGCTACCCGGCGTCGGAATTCAAGGGACCGGGCGGCGCGCTGCTGGTGGTCCAGGAAAACGGCGGGTCCATAGCCGGCGGCGCGTTCCGCCGGTACGACAACGAGACGGCGGAGTTCAAGCGGATCTGGACCCACTCGGCGCACCGCCGCCGCGGGCTCGCCCGTTTCGTCCTCGCGGAGCTGGAGGCGCTGGCCGCCGGCAGGGGCTACCGTCGAGTCTTCCTGACCACCGGTCCGCGCCAGCCTGAAGCCAAGCACCTGTACCTCACCTCGGGTTATGAGCCGCAGTTCGACCTGGACCAGGATCCGGAGATCATCAGGTCGCTCGCGTTCACCAAGAATCTCCCGGCGGCCCCGCTAAGCTAG